Proteins found in one Mytilus edulis chromosome 2, xbMytEdul2.2, whole genome shotgun sequence genomic segment:
- the LOC139513325 gene encoding transcription factor SPT20 homolog, with protein MTKIVASMDTILFLCIVTLSVLLQCSANHLSGSYYRRYPYNMPPRPSTPKPKPTTTSTTTTTAAGEYEPPEMEGVTSTTTTAKPTVKTTTKKAPHPYYQYPPYNYNQHYRQPPYNAQHVQGGSYPYSYHNAHGGTYPHTYQHGQQQQPYNQQTHTKQQSQHPYNQQNQQPHNQQNQHPYYKQANNQQPHYQQPHNQQKFKQQPHNQQASNQQPYDQHTGYNPNALSNQQKQNHNQYQQTTMSYQQYQQKYLHGYQAGQNQQQRQQNQQHYYNQQPSMQRNQHRSNSIPTPPPNKPRQQMLPNNHQVFHNNVQDWGHTATNKKPELSLTGKISPASVTRQQGWGNGPQAPINVYQQQTQPIQTQISTMQNIKNQPMQGSIPTNSAQHLNQQGQVQQNTYVPNAVEQQRQQLTPIQQAQQVPITTQQAAVQRQVPLNANLMNQYVQAIQKLQAQMNNIKPSNPPYTALTAQQQSIQQQNVVVKPIRREFQQPSQQNQLIPDKQASKDMFSAPISVAPKLAGTQQTKSKNSFNKVFGVTKPPTTINPFMDLFGLNNQGFARTTAPTPTVPTQDPFFSMAQSFETMLRTGYAASALTGQTPMFSPLFEF; from the exons atgacaaaaata GTCGCCAGTATggatacaattttgtttttatgtatagTAACTTTATCAGTATTATTGCAATGCTCTGCGAACCATTTATCAGGGAGCTATTATAGGCGTTATCCATATAATATGCCACCACGACCATCAACACCAAAACCCAAACCAACAACAACTTCCACAACAACCACAACAGCTGCAGGGGAGTATGAGCCCCCTGAAATGGAAGGAGTTACATCGACAACAACGACAGCTAAACCGACGGTCAAAACGACAACTAAAAAAGCACCTCATCCTTATTATCAATATCCACCGTATAATTACAATCAGCATTATCGACAACCGCCGTATAATGCGCAGCACGTCCAAGGTGGCAGTTATCCATATAGTTATCATAACGCGCACGGTGGTACTTATCCACATACTTATCAACATGGACAACAACAACAACCTTACAATCAACAAACACATACCAAACAACAAAGTCAACatccatataatcaacaaaaccAACAGCCACATAATCAACAAAACCAACATCCATATTATAAACAAGCAAATAATCAACAGCCACATTACCAACAGCCACATAATCAACAAAAGTTTAAACAACAGCCACATAATCAACAAGCATCTAATCAACAGCCGTATGATCAACACACAGGATACAATCCAAATGCATTGAGTAATCAGCAAAAGCAGAACCACAACCAATATCAGCAAACTACAATGAGTTATCAACAGTATCAACAAAAGTATCTTCATGGATATCAAGCAGGACAAAATCAACAACAAAGACAACAAAATCAACAACATTATTATAATCAACAACCAAGCATGCAACGTAACCAGCATCGATCAAACAGTATTCCTACGCCTCCACCGAACAAACCACGACAGCAGATGTTACCGAATAACCACCAGGTGTTTCATAATAATGTACAAGACTGGGGTCATACGGCAACTAACAAAAAACCTGAACTTTCTTTGACTGGCAAAATATCACCTGCAAGTGTGACAAGACAACAAGGATGGGGCAATGGTCCGCAAGCACCCATCAATGTTTATCAGCAGCAAACTCAGCCAATTCAGACTCAGATCTCCacaatgcaaaatataaaaaaccaACCAATGCAAGGGTCAATCCCAACAAATTCAGCGCAACACCTAAACCAACAAGGACAAGTACAACAAAACACATATGTACCAAATGCAGTTGAACAACAAAGACAACAATTAACACCCATACAACAAGCACAGCAGGTGCCGATTACTACACAACAGGCAGCGGTGCAAAGACAAGTTCCTTTAAATGCAAATTTAATGAACCAATACGTTCAGGCAATACAGAAACTACAAGCTCAAATGAATAATATTAAACCTTCTAACCCTCCATATACCGCATTAACGGCACAACAACAATCAATCCAACAACAAAATGTCGTTGTCAAGCCTATACGACGGGAATTTCAACAACCTAGCCAGCAAAATCAATTGATCCCCGATAAACAAGCAAGTAAAGATATGTTTAGTGCGCCTATATCTGTTGCACCTAAACTAGCAGGCACACAGCAGACCAAAAGTAAAAATTCATTTAACAAAGTATTTGGAGTAACAAAACCGCCAACGACTATCAATCCGTTCATGGATTTATTTGGATTAAATAATCAAGGATTTGCAAGAACAACGGCACCAACACCTACTGTGCCTACACAAGATCCGTTCTTTTCGATGGCACAATCATTTGAGACAATGCTTAGAACTGGATATGCTGCTTCAGCACTCACTGGACAGACTCCAATGTTTTCACCATTATTCGAATTCTAA
- the LOC139513324 gene encoding uncharacterized protein, which produces MSRLNPNRSFALLRHLNIDGSQWETRLEQLSSYKNQSLGYFYDSYPGYNQPKRVGPNVHFIYLGLLPVSMARNNNTQGYSANGKDFTFQNCDRTPNSYFAFYFNLHSDPYPGWMQNNFTTGWKDTSVKLHNIHYMPGYYYFPFIMHMGGRCGGLGSPRRSFNGSLAAVGIPFNNPIPATSQNVRPATKQSTKPVTSSQFSVLTTIQPTTSNHTTTSRTSVFPTIQPITSKHATTSQFTLFPTIQPVKSNHVTTSRSSVFSTIHPVTSNLMTTSRSSVFLTTQPIISNHVITSRSSVFSAVQPVTSNIVTTSQSSVFSTIQSVTSNLVTTSQWNPSKRCLCSCANISHLKGKHLTTEQIKEELKQELQKLRDSIRIQKNSTSAAIRSLISINNDKRTSSTGMGVSAIILIVLPFMLIIAADCSKMYRK; this is translated from the exons ATGAGTAGATTGAATCCGAACAGATCATTTGCGTTACTGCGACACCTAAATATTGATGGTTCGCAATGGGAAACCAGGTTGGAACAATTGTCGAGTTACAAAAATCAATCTCTGGGATATTTTTATGACAGCTACCCTGGTTATAATCAACCGAAGAGAGTAGGTCCTAACGTTCATTTTATTTATCTAGGACTTTTGCCCGTTTCTATGGCTAGAAATAACAACACACAAGGATATAGTGCCAATGGCAAggattttacatttcaaaattgtGACCGTACACCAAatagttattttgctttttattttaacttaCACAGTGATCCATACCCCGGTTGGATGCAAAATAATTTCACAACAGGTTGGAAAGACACCTCTGTTAAATTACATAATATTCATTACATGCCTGGTTattattattttccatttataatGCACATGGGAGGCCGCTGTGGTGGATTAGGTTCGCCTCGACGAAGTTTCAATGGTTCGTTGGCAGCTGTAGGCATTCCCTTTA ataatcCTATCCCTGCTACATCACAAAATGTAAGACCTGCAACAAAACAGTCAACCAAGCCTGTGACATCCAGTCAATTCTCGGTATTAACAACTATACAACCGACTACATCAAATCACACGACAACCAGCCGAACCTCAGTATTTCCAACTATACAACCAATTACATCAAAACACGCGACAACCAGTCAATTTACTTTATTTCCAACTATACAACCCGTTAAATCAAATCACGTGACAACCAGTCGATCGTCTGTATTTTCAACCATACATCCCGTAACATCAAATCTCATGACCACCAGTCGATCCTCTGTATTTTTAACCACACAACCAATTATATCAAATCACGTGATAACCAGTCGATCTTCTGTATTTTCTGCTGTACAACCTGTTACATCAAACATCGTGACAACCAGTCAATCGTCCGTATTTTCAACTATACAATCTGTAACATCAAATCTCGTGACAACCAGTCAATGGAACCCATCTAAAAGATGTCTGTGTTCTTGCGCTAATATAAGCCACTTAAAAGGAAAACATCTTACAACAGAACAGATTAAAGAGGAGCTCAAACAGGAACTGCAGAAACTACGCGATAGTATAAGAATCCAAAAGAACAGTACATCTGCTGCAATACGCTCCCTTATATCAATAAACAACGACAAACGGACATCTTCCACAGGAATGGGAGTGTCTGCTATCATTTTAATAGTATTACCATTTATGCTAATAATAGCGGCTGACTGTAGCAAAATGTATCGAAAATAA